cgctagggcagcttAGTGACTCAGGAGCttcacaccaatgcggtagctgtgagttcaagtccagctcaggctggcgtcctctccggccgtatgtgggaaggcccttcagcaacctgcggatggtcaagggtttcttcccaccataatgcttgccgccgtcgtataagtgagatattcttgagtacggcgtaaaacaccaatcaaataaataaataatttcaaattagACAAACCAAAAGGGTCCATCACACTTGTACATCAAAACTAGTCACATTTTCCAAGCCTATACCATTGCAGTTGGCGAGCTTTCACCATCAGCTGCTTTAAAGCAACTCACTTGAGGTTATGACGTGTCAGAAAAAAtgtaggtcttccagcaacgtgcagatggtcttTCCCACGGTTTTCAACgcgctctgctcagtttcctcccaccaaaatgctgacagtTGTCATATGAGTGACATACTCTTGCTTgcatacggcataaaacaagaAATTgaatcgataaataaataactttttaaaatgcCCATGACatgcataactgccttactcacGATCCTATGTGTCAGATTCGTCATCGCATAAGGAGTtttatcacatcacatcaggagAATTTTATGGTAACTGCTGAATTTTGTATTGCAGGACTCTTTGCTTATAAGGGTTAAATAGTGGTAGTCTTTGTTTATCCTTTTGAACCAAACTGgctcggatagcacagttggtagaacgtccgcttcgggagcggtagatccaggatcaatcctggatcgagtcacacctaagactttaaaagagaaagttgtaacttcctcgcttggcgttcagcatgaagggaatagtacagcgactggttgacccgtatcagtataatggctcaggcggggcggcttacttgcctttggtaagtcgtctcagtgaagcagcactagataaaagagcgctggaaatccgtcctgcgacaaggaggcacattacgaacaccctaaggattctttcgtcgtcatatgactgaaaaattgttgagtacgacgttaaaccccaagcactcactcactcatttcttTTGAACCATGGTGTTACTGGTAACTCCGTTTCATAGGGTAtcctttatatcattttaatatttccaccaGGGTTATCTTGGAACTTAAGTAGCACTTATTGTGAGGCATAGTACCAGTCTGAACTGTTAGATAGTATCTTGGTTtatatttaccctaattcttctaaaatttgggacaggtATTTGTAGTGTTGAAAAGaagaatattaaatttctttaccagccttttttaaaagtaaagatatgagtatgttgttcattagatggtttaaccatgtgagaaaaaagaaactccatattcctgctagaattacacatgtattggctaaaatgcGCATACCAGGTGTCCCAAGTTTTTTAAGAAATGGGGTACATCCATTCACCACAGTTTTCTCAACGTCATGCTTGCTgacgtggtataagtgaaatattcttgagtgcggcgtaaacccaccaagcaaataaatctgacaaataATTCCACCGTTTTTGTAGGTGGTTAATGTCGACCTAGATTTGCCGGAATATCAAGGTGATCCTGACACAGTCTCGCATGAGAAATGTCGGACAGCTGCAGAGAGGCTGCAAGGCCCTGTCATGGTGGAAGACACGAGCCTGTGTTTTAATGCCCTGGGAGGGATGCCCGGCCCCTATATTAAGTGGTTCCTCGAAAAAATAGGCCCTTCAGGTACGTAGAGTTTCTTTGTTGAACAGGTCCTGCTTGCACAAGGAGATCGTAGTTACAGTTGAATGTAAACTCTACAGTTGAGTTTACGACTGATTGTCAGTTACACCGCTTGCAAAAAGGATTTGTAAGCTGGTTATAACTATCAGAGTTACACTCACGATTGTACAACACACTTGACTTACACATAATGGTTGCCCgctacgatatggctgaaatattgcccatgtggtgtaaagccataatcattcacatAATGGTCGTCCTTATAACTAGAAAATGTACCATTTTCAGTAATGTTCTACATCAGACATtaaatgattcagcagctaacaacagtaatgtgaaaaaaaaagcatctttttgagacaattaaattGCATATCTCAAAAATTCCTAACAATCTTTTTTAGGCAAGTATATGTACTTCAGGTTAATTTcaagacaaatgtaaacatttagaACAAGGTTGACCCGATTGTAAGTTAAACTGTCATAACTATCAATCCTTTCTTGCAAGTGGGTGTCGATTGTAAGTTAGGGCTATGATCACGATCTTAAtcatttacaatcaacttaagcTTAGGACTGCCTCAGAGTGCAAGCTGCCTCAGAAATAAATGATGGCCCATTGTGTATTAGAAGTAAGGCCATCTCTTGTTACTCGAGTTTCATCTCCGGCCATCATTAATCCATAGTCAAATCATATCAAGGACTTTTGTAATCTTAGTACTACTTCGCTTGAAGCTTAGCATAAGAGGGATAGGCTATAACTGATGGGCCCTGTGCTAGTTTTGTGGAATTGGGTTTGGGCGTCATATCGGGTGTCTTCAAGCATGGTGatccagtgaagcagcactatgtAATAAATCTTACATCATACGGAACTAATTCAGAATGAAGGCTCTGTTCCAGTAAAACAAAGGATACAATTGCAAAAATTAATTGAATAAGCATTCTGGAAGTCCCTTTCAGTATGAGCTGTTGAAATTATAGCTATATCAGAATAATAGATTgtgaagccatgtaccaagtttaGTATGTtgaaccattttgaaaaaattctgagaaactttcctgacagacagactgacagaagaTGGGTGAACCTGTAGTGCCCCGGGTCCTGAAgcataaatgtatgcacatttcAGGTCTTCACCGAATGCTGCATGGTTTTGAGGACAAGTCCGGATATGCCCTGTGCACATTTGCGGTGTGCGAGGGTCCAGGACAGGAAGTGCTTCTGTTTAGAGGGAAGACGGACGGAACCATTGTTGACCCCAGAGGTCCAGCCAAGTTTGGATGGGATCCTTGTTTCCAGCCAAACAACTTTGATCAGACCTATGCAGAAATGCCGAAGGAAACCAAGAATGGTATTTCTCATAGAGGGAAAGCTCTTAAAGCTCTTCAGGAACATTTCTTAAAGACTTCTTGGCAATAATTTCTTTATCATTTCACCTTGTAACATAGAAACTTGCATTTATGTAGTTCATGTCATCTTataataaaaagaagaaaagaaaaacatgtatatattctatCAAAGGTCTACTCTTTATTTCTTTCAACTAGAGTCATTGTCAGCCAAGAGTTGTCAGAGGCAAAACAATGGTAATTTTTGAACAAGTTTGTGGTGCTTTCAAAGGCTGCCAGTGTGTTCACAGTAATTTTACTTGATTGCTTGTATGATAATGTGATAGAAAGACAGATAGCCATGGTTGCTCGGTGAAGGAACCTGACAAGTGAAGTGATTCAGCAAGTGATGTGATACGCATATGCTTCCTGTGTCCAATGTGTGACATGAGGTTTTAAAGCAATAACTGTATGTTGAAACGATAGGCTGCTGTATATTTCTAGCAGTAGACCAACAAGGAAATTCCTGGATGGTCTACTGGtcagaatgtccacccataACAAGGACATTCCTGTAGATGTGATAATTTAAAAGCTGTTACAGATGTTCAACTTAGTTGGCTTGTTTTTACTGATTTTGGCTCAAAACTTGGACATCATTCTCCCACAGTGCTCAGGAGCAACTTCCTGTAATCTCCACTTGTCTCCCCTTTAATGGCTGAGTACAAAGTCTGGCTGTATTTTTCAGCATACACTCTTTTGATGTCTTTCATGTCCACCTGAAATAAAAAGCATAACAGAATTAGGCCATACCTGGTTTTGggagaaaaatatatgtatacatgagtaccagtttttaaacagatttctTCACAGGAGAGTCTGGGGTTTTCACCTGACCTTAGGTTATGTGTAAGTATCATTCAGAACCTTTCTCGAAAGATTTTTACTCTTGTTCTGCTCACTTTTCGCATAACAAAATTAGCTTCacacatgtgtaatatttttgaatgtATGTTTAAGATGAAGTCTATGACCTGTCGAGCTGATtgaaacaaatgtgaacaaCACTGATGGCACTTTATGAAATTGCTCCTATGGAGAGCAACATTAAAGGTTGAAATTGCTCCTATGGAGAGCAACGTTAAAGGTTGAAATTGCTCCTATGGAGAGCAACGTTAAAGGTTTTATTCAGAATGACAACTTTACTGAATCTTTCTATAAAGAAAGATATACTGATCAATGATGAACGGTCAGTTGCTGAAGAGATCTCATTATTCGATTTCATTCTTTAACGTTTATTCAATCAAAGCCAGGATGGTGGGATGAGCGGTACATTCATGTAAAGTACATGTTAGATGATCTCattcttttttgtcatttcataaACTGGCAGGAACAAAATCAGCCTTTCTCTACAGAAACTAAACTTCAGGTTTAtgtcaaattgtttttttcGATTTCGTACAGCAGCCAATCAGGGTGATTATGTTTGGATTGAAGAGTTGGCAAGTTGTCCAGTGAGCGAAGTACTCCGGTGCAATCCAAAGTCATGAGTGGCAACATCAAAATTGGTAACCTTAGCAAATTCTCTTCTAGTACTCTGTACGAAGGTAGTGGCTTGATAGGCACGGTATTAATATGCTGTGACTTAGACCGATTGCTCTGATTTGAGATTTTGGGCAAATTTGGTTGTCAAGAGTAGCCCCAAATGGTTTTGGAACATCATTGCTTAAACAGAATTCTGTGTGAAAACAGCAGTGTAACTTTGGGACTGACTGTGACTGGATTCGGGGTTTGACATGTCTGGTTCCACAGACATGGCATTCGGATGATCCAGCACCCTGAATATTGGTGTCGTAGAGATAGGTATCCACAGGCAGACGTTGTTAGGATATGGTTGAATATGAAAGTTAGGTTTGACGTGACACCCTAAGCAGTGGAACGAACTGTACAGCACCTGTCGAATTGGAGACCGGAAGATACACTGCGACTCACCTCCGAGTGGCTGACAACAAGTTGCATAAGTCGCTCGTCATCCGTCCCAGATCCTTTAAAAGACTCGTGGAAACATTCGGCAAAGTATTCCAGAGGGCTCCTCACAAATCGAACTGTAAATCACAACACAAGCATGTGCCTAATGAAATGTAATGAGAGCACATGTGTATAGATGACATCTTCTAGTTATTCTGTGAGCTTTGGTATAGatattaacatatttatgtacatgtagcataaaatttcaagttttgaaaATATACCGGAGGCGACCGCTGTCTAGTGGTTACCGTGCACAGCAGCACGATAACCCAGTGGCCTCTCCTCACCAATGCTATCGCTGTGAGCTTAAGTCCGACTCATGCTGGTCGAACATCGGCAGATATGCATCCCattctgtggatggtcatgggtttcccccgagctctgctcgATTACCTCTCACCATGTATAATACTGGCCACTTTcgcctataagtgaaatattctcgagtacggccgTAAATTCCatgaagtaaatatataaagcgAAAATCTGCCATCTCGAATCATGTTAAATCCCTGCCATACAATAGACTGGTCAAGTGTAAACCCATTATTAAGAACAAACTTAACCATCATCACCACTAGCAAGCAAATGGAGGGCAGAGAAATTCGAAGATCAATCTTCGTTCATAACATCAGCGGGAATACCTCATGAGCGTAAAATCCCAGACACCTATTACAGTGATTAGATTTGAGCAGACAGACGCTGTCGCTAGCCATGTGCCTCACACCTGTTCAAGcccattatttgtttattgttaatctgttgtatgtttcgTCTCACTTCTCAACAACTTTACTTTATTCATGAAGCTGTTACTCATTGTTCACAATGCCTGATAAATCCCAGGCGCTAATTTTAATTGTCCCACACTTAGACACAATGtctgtttattgtttatctGCATGTTTCGTCTCACTCCTCATGTGGCTGAAATCAACAATTCCACTTGCTCTTTAAATACTATTGGGCTTAATCACTGAATGATCATTATGCATGGCatttgtattgttatatgtCCCGTTATGCCCTTGAAAGAAAAAACTCAAGCTCCTGATTGTCAAATGTGCTGCACTAACACGCTAATCACTCCCCTGGCAATCCACCTCAGCTTCCAAATGCGAAAAAATCTAATAAGAGCTTTAGCCCACTCAAGCCCCTTCAGCATATGTGTAATTAATAGCAGATATGTTGGATGAACGCCATAGGGTACACTTTCCCATCTGTacccttgatttatttattttatttaatcggtgttttacgctacactcaagaatatttcactttaacgacggtggccagcattatggtgggaggacagcGCGCAGGTCGGGGGCTATTCTCTTTCATCGGATGAACAAGACGTAAGCAGTTTGCCCACAACATGTCATGGCAAAGACAGGAATGATCAATATACGGCTTAGGCCAGAATTACTTTAGGCGGGAAAGGGTCTCCATTGCAAGTGAATTCATTGCGTGGCCTACACGGAAAATGCCTATCGACCACTCAGGCCGCGGGTTCGAGCCCAGATCTCGCAGTTCTTTCTATGAGCTTTAGTGAGAAGACTTTTCAGGTCCCTGGCGAGAGCGGTGAGTTTTATAGGTTATGCAAAGTTGCCTCCATTAATAAAATTGattaccgtcgtataagtgaaccaTTCTTAAGCATGCCATTGGGGGTCAGTCCAATTTTATAGATAATACATAAACTTGTTTGCAAAGACAGACCTAGACTTCATTTATGAGAGTGTTTGAGACAATGATTTATCATCCACAGCATGCAAGCTTGCTCTGGTATTAGAACAGGACTATCCTGGAAATCCAACGAATGATTGGAATGGCCTAAAGCATGTTAGCCTGGGGAGACTATATCTAATAAACAAGTTTTAGGAATATCCATGGAGATGGGCttaaaaatttgtcatttcAACCCCCTAAATTACATACAGAATTTGAAGAAATTGATCTTAATGTAGTCAGACAAACACACCAGTGCAAGCGCTCACACACATACCTATTGCCAAAAAAGCCCTCTTCAAGTTTCCGCTAGTTTCGGCCGCCACAGCGCCCTCTATGTCTTGGTCATCCAGTTTCCGATACTCCTCGAATGTTCTCCTGAGATGACCCATACTTCGGTTAACAAGAATTTTATTGAAGACTGTTTCATCGGTACCCATTCGGTTACCCTCTCCTGCCTGTGAGGAAAGAAATATGCCTTCTGTAAGAATACAAACGTTCGTGCAAAAGATTTCAAAAAGGTTTGGAAGTCAATTATCCTACAAAAAGCAAACGCCAAGACATTACAATCGTactgattaaatatttttgtgcatgcatgtatttacttattttgcttattgaaatgaTAAGTTGGACAATTATTTAGGTTCTGTAGGGAGatcttttttagtttttatcacAGTTTATAGCCTATTATGGAAGAAAATGTACTCTTTGACAAATGTACGTAAGACTGAGCATGTGACTACATGAGACTTCATGGGGGTGAGAAATATTTAGTACTGCGTTCAATGAACATGCCATTTCTTGTTTATGAAGCAGTATTCTGAGTTTCAGTGGTTGGACATAATTATGTCTTTCTGCTGAATTTATAGGCCTATGTTTGCAACatctaataaacaaaaattaataatgaaaactgAAGCCTGTGGTCCGATGATTTTCCAGGCAATAAACATGCTTACATTATATAGGTCTTCAGCATCTTTCTTTACCAATTCCACGTCAATTTCTGGTTCTTGGCTTCGCTGACCTTGAAGTAGAGAAACGAGTACACGTTCAAGGTCACCACTAGTTTCCCCTTTTATTGCTGCCTCCAGCTCATGGCCGTAGTCTGTGAGTAATAACAAATGCGTTAAATAATTAGGATTGGCAAGTTAAACGTATCACAGCTGTAAATATGCCGCTAATTGCGCATGGAATTTTCACACTCTCAAAGAATTTTAATTGCTATTGGCCTATTGATTACGTTATTTGTATACAGGGTATCTGTTTCCaaacacatttaacaaacaacattcaaaataataAGATATTTCCAAGACCGTAAATTCCATGCCTTTATATTAAGTTTTAAAGATAAGAAGGTAAGAACTAAATATTTGCCAGAGAGCCCGAACCAGCAGCATCTAGGattctgtgttattttaacATACTCTTTCTGTAGTTTTCTCTGATTTCTTCAAGTTGAGATGGAGTCCGACTGACAAGAATTTCGATTAGTGTGGATTCCTTTGTCCCCAGGCTCTGTAAACAATGGAAACTTACGAAGTTCACAAGCACGTCCGGATTACGCTTTTGAGCTACAGTTTAACATTTCAACTCCTTGCCTTCGCGTAGAAGCTCTATTTATAGGTCCTTActtttattatttgttaatttattgacAGTCCGCATCAGTGTGATTTTAGAATCGTAGGGGGTTATATATAAACCGAATTTCAAACCGAACTACACACTTAACTGACTTGTATATCCAATGAAATACACTTCTCTGTACTATATCGACCTATACATCATGAATACCTGTCACTTGACTCACTGTGTTCTCATCCATACCTTCATTGCTAGGTAAAGGCAGTGTGCATCAAAATTACGACTCGGCATCAAGAAGTACAAACAGAGCGTCTCAAAATGGCCGCTTAACTCGTCCTGAAGATCATGAATAATAAcctgaaatgtaaaacaaaatcagtcAGTAGTCATTCCCTGCCATTCACGTATACGGCCTTCATTACACCAAGATAGTATTTACATCTAAACAGCTCATGTAGAATCAGACAGCAAACAaatataagaagaaaaaaatagagAGATTGGGAGGTGAGTAATATATGGgtgaatgtatatatagaagCAAGAATGAAATCATGGAGTCATAATTGTTACAAAATGAAACCTTTATGAaggtatgaaaatatttctattCTTAACTCAGTTTGAAATGTCGATGATGACGACAAAACTTAATCTATATAGGACTTAAAATTGCGGTGTGATAATTgtgttgtgagtgagtgagtgcttggggtttaatgtcgtactttacaatttttcagtcgtataaCGACGATAATTGTGTTGTGACGGTGAAGTATACGTTGTCATCATCAACTGCGTTGTCATCATAAACTGTGTTCATCGTGGTCACATACTGCGTTGTCATCATAAACAGTGTCGTGATCATAAATTGCGTTGTCATCATTAACTGTGCTCATGGTGGTCACATATTGCGTTGTCATCATAAACTGTGTCGTGATCATAAATTGCGTTGTCATCATAAACTGTGTTTTCAAGCTGTGGTCAGGTTCAAGGTGAGGTTCAGGTGCCGCGGtgactttttttgtttattttgatgattttgGAAGCTTGTGAACTTTCatcgctttttttttcttctgttctaTATTCAGAAAAGAAGGTGACAACGCACCTACCCTGCCGTCACATACTGCGTGGTGACCATAAACTGTGTCGTGATCATAAATTGCGTTGTAGCCATAAATGACGTCATGATGACAAAGTGCGAATCTATAGAGTTTGCGGGTTCGCACACTTGCACACCTACCCTGCCGTACATGGTTTTGTACATGGACTTGATCATCTGCCTCTCTGAATTACAATGATTGGACAGAACATCGATGATGACATTCTCATCCGtaccttgaaaaacaaaatgtcatcgACAATCAGAGGAGGCAAATAGAGAAGCGTCGACGCACAGGTGAATTTGTGTTTTCGGCCTACTTGTCACTAATTTCCTTAATAAGAATGGGCATAACcagtttatatttatgttaaaatttatttggttACTTGCAAACATGCCGTgcattcaagaaataaaatgttttgatgAAGCATGAATATTGACAGGATTGTGGTGggctttttgtgaaaaatttcgGCTTAAACCTTGATAATGATTGCTAGGTACCGGTACGCATAGTTTAGAATGTGCTATTATGAAATATTATCCATGTAGATGGGCGTAAAATTGGCATAATATATGATAAAAAACCTTACCTAGACCTTTCATGGCTTTCCGCAGCCTTTCCGCTGCCTTCTCAACGTCCAGTGTGTCGCCAGCGGGGAGAACGGTGCCCTGGCATGAAAATTGACGTGTCAACATCATGTTATAACTGGTCACACAAAAAGTGGGCAAAAGAGGTGAGAAGCCTAAAGAGCCCTGGGttcgtatttatcaaacgtcacaagatttaagtgaaaaattcaaacaccgctacaaataaaatgctttgctcTGGAAAGTTGAAAATGTGAACACTGATTCTTTGCTACAGAGCAATGtactaaccacaatttgagttctttcctgttatCACTTTGGCTTTTTATGGACTCGCAATTTATGACCTTAGTCTTAAATTGCTTGATAAATCGGGCACAGGTTCCTGCATCGTCGCGGCCGCGGTGactatttttgtgtgttttgatgATTTTGGAAGCTTGTGAACTttcatgggtttttttttggcttctGTTCTATATTCAGAAAAGAAGGGCTAATTTTCAGGGATTCGTTTGCTTATATCAGATTGATTCGGCGTAATTCTCTCTGGTGCTGTTGCACGTGGCAAAAATGCGCGTCCATGTTATTTTGTGTACCAGTATACAAACTGTGTAAtttatgtaacacatgtacagtgacttgtgtatatgtgtatgccCCGCTGATACACATGTCATTGAGGATGTACAAATTTGTACACGATTGTTTTCAGAGAGTAACT
Above is a window of Liolophura sinensis isolate JHLJ2023 chromosome 7, CUHK_Ljap_v2, whole genome shotgun sequence DNA encoding:
- the LOC135471401 gene encoding inosine triphosphate pyrophosphatase-like; translation: MAKPLSFVTGNVKKLEEVVQILGQNFPRKVVNVDLDLPEYQGDPDTVSHEKCRTAAERLQGPVMVEDTSLCFNALGGMPGPYIKWFLEKIGPSGLHRMLHGFEDKSGYALCTFAVCEGPGQEVLLFRGKTDGTIVDPRGPAKFGWDPCFQPNNFDQTYAEMPKETKNGISHRGKALKALQEHFLKTSWQ
- the LOC135470804 gene encoding annexin A5-like — protein: MAAAYFEGTVLPAGDTLDVEKAAERLRKAMKGLGTDENVIIDVLSNHCNSERQMIKSMYKTMYGRVIIHDLQDELSGHFETLCLYFLMPSRNFDAHCLYLAMKSLGTKESTLIEILVSRTPSQLEEIRENYRKNYGHELEAAIKGETSGDLERVLVSLLQGQRSQEPEIDVELVKKDAEDLYNAGEGNRMGTDETVFNKILVNRSMGHLRRTFEEYRKLDDQDIEGAVAAETSGNLKRAFLAIVRFVRSPLEYFAECFHESFKGSGTDDERLMQLVVSHSEVDMKDIKRVYAEKYSQTLYSAIKGETSGDYRKLLLSTVGE